The following are from one region of the Myotis daubentonii chromosome 2, mMyoDau2.1, whole genome shotgun sequence genome:
- the PLEKHA5 gene encoding pleckstrin homology domain-containing family A member 5 isoform X16 produces MAADLNLEWVCSLPRSWTYGITRGGRVFFINEEAKSTTWLHPVTGEAVVTGHRRQSTDLPTGWEEAYTFEGARYYIKF; encoded by the exons ATGGCGGCGGATCTGAACCTGGAGTGGGTCTGCTCCCTGCCCCGGTCCTGGACGTACGGGATCACCAGGGGCGGCCGAGTCTTCTTCATCAA CGAGGAGGCGAAGAGCACCACCTGGCTGCACCCCGTCACCGGCGAGGCCGTGGTCACCGGCCACCGGCGGCAGAGCACAG ATTTGCCTACTGGCTGGGAAGAAGCATATACTTTTGAAGGTGCAAGATACTATATAAa attTTGA
- the PLEKHA5 gene encoding pleckstrin homology domain-containing family A member 5 isoform X15, with protein MAADLNLEWVCSLPRSWTYGITRGGRVFFINEEAKSTTWLHPVTGEAVVTGHRRQSTDLPTGWEEAYTFEGARYYIKLLQSKI; from the exons ATGGCGGCGGATCTGAACCTGGAGTGGGTCTGCTCCCTGCCCCGGTCCTGGACGTACGGGATCACCAGGGGCGGCCGAGTCTTCTTCATCAA CGAGGAGGCGAAGAGCACCACCTGGCTGCACCCCGTCACCGGCGAGGCCGTGGTCACCGGCCACCGGCGGCAGAGCACAG ATTTGCCTACTGGCTGGGAAGAAGCATATACTTTTGAAGGTGCAAGATACTATATAAa GTTGCTACAATCCAAAATATGA